The window CTGTGGTCATGCGGGCCGGGTTCCTGTTCCTTTCCCTAGCGGGATTGTCCTCCGCGCGCCGACCCTTTGGCTCGGATGGACCGGCGTCCGTTCGCCGTGGTCTCTTACCGCGAGTCAATCCCGGTCGCTTGACGCTGGGACGTGACGGGAACGTACCAGACATGAGCTTGGTGGAACCGCCAATTGACGACGATCAGCCTGCCCCTGTGGCAGTCGTCGCGTTTTAGAATCGGCCTATAAGTTGCTAAGTTCGTGGCCATCAAATGACAGCGCAGCCAGGACTCGGGGTAGCAACCTTCCGGGACGATGATCTTATTCGCTTCAACAACTGGGTGTGGATCACGCGCCTACGCTCGATCGCCGGACTCCTGGGACTGGCGATCCTTCTGACGTTGATTGTCCCGTCGGCCCCGCCTCTCGGTCCCATAACCGTAGTGGCTGCTGCCGACCTGGCGGTATCGCTCCTGTACCACCGTTGGCTGCGCGCGCGGCGCTACCTCCGGCTGCTCGCCTACGTGCAGCTTACGGTTGACACGCTCGCCATCCTTGCCGGGCTGTTCTTTGTACAGGAGTCTGCGGTGCTGTTTCACTTCCTCCTCCTGCTGCCGATCGTGCCGGCAAGCATGATGGAATGGCGCTGTGGCGCAATCATCGCGACAGTGGCCAGCGTCGGTCATTTACTGCTGCTCTGGATCAACGGTACCGCCGCCCTGGTTTCGGTGTCCGGCCTGCTGCCACCGGCCTGCTTCTTCTTGGTCGCGAGCCAGTCATTGTTCTACGCCCGGCACTTGGCCCAGAAGAACAGCGAGCTGGAGCTCGCCGCGGAGTCGCTGAACCAGTTCAATGCCCGCTTGGAAGAGGAGCATGCCATTTCCGCGGCGCTGCTGCGGGCGGCGCAGGCCCTGACGACCTCGCTCGATCCAGGTGAAATCCTGGGTCGCTTGAATGATGTTGTTCGAAGCGCCCTGCCCTGCGACTGGAGCGTCACACTGTTGCGTGATGGGCAGCGCAACATCTACCGGGTGGCGGCCGTGTCCGCTACCGAGCCGGACACCATCGAGGAGGTCCGTAACTTCGAATTCCCGAGCGATAGTGTCGCGCTCTTCGCTGCGGTCACTCAACAGGGGCTGGTTATGGTGGAGAACCCTGATTCGCTGCTGTTTCCAGGCACGATCATGGACCGCTGGCACGTGAGCTCGTTCGTCTGCGCCGATCTGCGGCACGCCGGTTCCTCCATCGGCATACTTGCTGCCGGCTTCACCGAACGGACGGGACCGTGTTCGGCGCGTGAGGTCCGCTTGTTTCGGAGCATCGCCCAGCAGGCCGTGGTGGCACTGGAGAACGCGCGGCTGGTGGAAAGTCTGCGGGCTGCGAGCCGCCTCAAGTCCGAATTCATCGGCACCATGTCGCACGAGCTGCGTTCCCCG of the Candidatus Binatia bacterium genome contains:
- a CDS encoding HAMP domain-containing sensor histidine kinase; this encodes MTAQPGLGVATFRDDDLIRFNNWVWITRLRSIAGLLGLAILLTLIVPSAPPLGPITVVAAADLAVSLLYHRWLRARRYLRLLAYVQLTVDTLAILAGLFFVQESAVLFHFLLLLPIVPASMMEWRCGAIIATVASVGHLLLLWINGTAALVSVSGLLPPACFFLVASQSLFYARHLAQKNSELELAAESLNQFNARLEEEHAISAALLRAAQALTTSLDPGEILGRLNDVVRSALPCDWSVTLLRDGQRNIYRVAAVSATEPDTIEEVRNFEFPSDSVALFAAVTQQGLVMVENPDSLLFPGTIMDRWHVSSFVCADLRHAGSSIGILAAGFTERTGPCSAREVRLFRSIAQQAVVALENARLVESLRAASRLKSEFIGTMSHELRSPLHVVIGYVDLLIDEDMGAISGEQRHALESVRQHALQLLELIQEALDINRLEAGLLPLDIETFTVHEFLNDVKDSIPTDWTRPNVHLMWHFDQAPVLIRSDRVKLKKVLRNLVQNALKFTDQGHVTMQASAIDGWVDFAVTDTGIGISPEALPFIFDMFRQVDGSTTRRHGGVGLGLYIVKQLVRAIGGDISVTSTPGSGSTFRVRLRRSE